CGTTGGAAATTTTCAATATCTTCAGAGCTAGTAATCACTAAAATGTCACGGATTCCTGCTAACATCAACACTGAAAGTGGATAATAAATCATCGGCTTATCGTAAACAGGCAAAAGCTGCTTTGAAATACCACGAGTAATCGGATATAGCCGTGAACCAGTTCCCCCTGCTAGTATAATGCCTTTCATTTTTATTTGCCTTTCCCTAAACGATTGCCCATATAACGCTCCCGCAATAATTTCCACCATGCTCTATTTTGCACATACCAATCTACCGTTTTTTCTAATCCTGAAGCAAAACTTTCACAAGGTTTCCAGCCAAGTTCTTTCTGAATTTTTTGGCTATCTATCGCATAACGTTTATCATGCCCAGGGCGATCTTCTACAAATCGAATGAGAGATTTAAAATCATCAATCGCCTTAATATTAGCTTGATAATCGGTAAGTGCCCCACTTTTTTTTGCTTCATTTAATAGACGACAAATATATTCTACTACGGATAAATTAGTCTGCTCGTTATTCCCCCCAATCAAGTAGCTTTCGCCCACCCGACCTTGCGTTAAAACAAGATAGAGCGCACGAACATGATCATCGACAAATAGCCAATCTCGAATTTGTTCGCCTCGACCATAAATCGGTAAATATTGCCCGTGTAATGCATTTAAAATTGTTAATGGAATTAATTTCTCTGGAAATTGAAAATAACCATAATTATTTGAGCAGTTCGTCAACAATACAGGTAACCCATAAGTTTGCGACCAAGCTCGTACTAAATGATCCGCACTCGCTTTTGATGCAGAATAGGGGCTATTGGGGGAATAACGGGTAAACTCAGTAAATCTAGAACTTTCTTGATCCAAATCACCAAATACTTCATCTGTTGATACTTGTAAAAACCGAAACTGTGCTTTTTTTGTACCCGAAAGTTGGTTGTAATAAATCCTACTTCCTTCTAACAAAGTATAAGTACCCAGAATATTTGTCTGCATAAAAGTCAACGGGCTATCAATTGAACGATCTACATGGCTTTCTGCCGCTAAATTTATCACTGCATCAGGCTGATACTTGCAAAAAAGTGCTTGAATCTGACCGCTTGTACAAATATCGACTTGCTCAAAGATATAACGTGAATTTTGACTAATACTTGCTAATGAAGCTAAATTACTGGCATAGGTTAGCTTATCAATATTAACCACTTGCTCTACAGAAGAATGCTCAATCAAATAGCGAATTAACGCAGATCCAATAAAACCTGCACCACCTGTCACAAAAATCGTTTTCATTTTTTTCTCAATTAAAATTTTGCTCATTGTAACAAAATTCTATAAAGAAATAGTTTAAAATAGCTACCACGTCATTTTTAACAAGGTACAAAATATGTTACAACTTATTCATCGAATAGAAAAAAAACAGATTGTTTGGCTCGTTAATGCGCTAGTTTTTCTATTCTTCACCACCGTACTCGCTTTCCCCAAAGGATATAGCTTTGCCCCAATGGTATTAGCGGGGATTGGAATAATTTATCTTTTTATCTATTTAGTCAAATACAAAAAGAAGCTAACACCTACCAAAGAAGATAAATGGCTTATATTTGCGTTTGTGTTCTATTTTGCCACCTTCTTATTCTTAACATTAATCCACCACGATAAATTACGAGAAATAGATAACCCGAGTAAAATCCTCTTTTTTTTACCATTACTATTATTATTCAAACAATTTACTATCAACCTAAAAGTTATTTTACACGGTATTCCTATTGGTGCTAGCGTAGCTGGGATAATTGCTATTTATCAGAAATTTTATTTAGGAGCAGAAAGAGCATTTTCAGATATTATTAGTATTCAAGCAGGGGATATAGCAGTAAGCTTATCCGCCTTTAGCCTTATTATTGCTATTTATTGGACAAAACAAAACGCATATAAATTAACTATTCTCTGTATAATCGGAGGGTTACTCGGTATTATAGCTAGCACATTATCTGGTACTCGAGGTGGCTGGATAAGCATTCCTTTTCTATTTATTATTACCTTATACTTTTATCGTAATGAATTAAGTAAAAGAGTAATTTATTCTTGTACCATTTTATTTACAGCAATTATAATTACTATTATTAATATTCCTCAACTAGACATCATAAAAAGATATAAAGCCGCTGAAGATAATATAATTCAATACATAAAAAGAGATACAAAAACCACATCCATCGGAGCACGTTTAGATATGTGGCAAAATGCCTTATTAGGAATCAAAGAAAAACCAATATTGGGTTGGGGAAGCCAAGGATATTTAGATCTTAAAAAACAACAAGTTAAACAGAAAACCATGAATAAAAAAACAGTATTGTATAATGATGCACATAATCAATATTTAGATTCATTAATCAAAAGAGGAATGCTTGGACTTCTAGCTCTAATTGCTATT
This portion of the Vespertiliibacter pulmonis genome encodes:
- a CDS encoding O-antigen ligase family protein, producing the protein MLQLIHRIEKKQIVWLVNALVFLFFTTVLAFPKGYSFAPMVLAGIGIIYLFIYLVKYKKKLTPTKEDKWLIFAFVFYFATFLFLTLIHHDKLREIDNPSKILFFLPLLLLFKQFTINLKVILHGIPIGASVAGIIAIYQKFYLGAERAFSDIISIQAGDIAVSLSAFSLIIAIYWTKQNAYKLTILCIIGGLLGIIASTLSGTRGGWISIPFLFIITLYFYRNELSKRVIYSCTILFTAIIITIINIPQLDIIKRYKAAEDNIIQYIKRDTKTTSIGARLDMWQNALLGIKEKPILGWGSQGYLDLKKQQVKQKTMNKKTVLYNDAHNQYLDSLIKRGMLGLLALIAIIFIPLKVFLNRIKEPDILIRTISLLGIIHIIAILLYCLSQTFFAHNSGSIFYFFIIIILYEALSKSSSDHQKLT
- the rfbB gene encoding dTDP-glucose 4,6-dehydratase, with protein sequence MKTIFVTGGAGFIGSALIRYLIEHSSVEQVVNIDKLTYASNLASLASISQNSRYIFEQVDICTSGQIQALFCKYQPDAVINLAAESHVDRSIDSPLTFMQTNILGTYTLLEGSRIYYNQLSGTKKAQFRFLQVSTDEVFGDLDQESSRFTEFTRYSPNSPYSASKASADHLVRAWSQTYGLPVLLTNCSNNYGYFQFPEKLIPLTILNALHGQYLPIYGRGEQIRDWLFVDDHVRALYLVLTQGRVGESYLIGGNNEQTNLSVVEYICRLLNEAKKSGALTDYQANIKAIDDFKSLIRFVEDRPGHDKRYAIDSQKIQKELGWKPCESFASGLEKTVDWYVQNRAWWKLLRERYMGNRLGKGK